Proteins encoded together in one Halalkaliarchaeum sp. AArc-CO window:
- a CDS encoding 30S ribosomal protein S5 — translation MSNDEGWEPRTRLGRKVQDGDVTSMKQALETGLPLKEPEIVDQLLPGLEDEVLDINMVQRMTDSGRRVKFRVVVAVGNRDGYLGFAQARDDQVGGAIQKAIDVAKLNVIEVDRGSGSWEDQAGGVNSLTRKAEGKAGSVTVEIIPAPQGLGLAGAETVRNILELAGVQDAWTKSNGNTRTTVNLAKATFNALENASQARMPQHAREVHRDVEVGE, via the coding sequence ATGAGTAACGACGAAGGCTGGGAACCGCGAACGCGGCTCGGCCGCAAGGTACAGGACGGCGACGTCACGTCGATGAAACAGGCGCTCGAGACGGGGCTCCCGCTGAAGGAGCCGGAGATCGTCGACCAGCTCCTCCCGGGGCTGGAAGACGAGGTGCTGGACATCAACATGGTCCAGCGGATGACCGACTCCGGGCGCCGGGTGAAGTTCCGGGTCGTCGTCGCGGTGGGCAACCGCGACGGCTACCTCGGCTTCGCGCAGGCCCGCGACGACCAGGTCGGCGGGGCGATCCAGAAGGCGATCGACGTAGCGAAGCTGAACGTCATCGAGGTGGACCGCGGCTCCGGCTCCTGGGAGGACCAGGCCGGTGGCGTCAACTCCCTGACCCGCAAGGCCGAGGGGAAGGCCGGCTCGGTGACCGTCGAGATCATTCCCGCCCCGCAGGGGCTGGGACTGGCGGGCGCCGAGACGGTGCGCAACATCCTCGAGCTCGCTGGCGTCCAGGACGCCTGGACGAAATCCAACGGCAACACCCGGACGACGGTGAACCTCGCGAAGGCGACGTTCAACGCCCTGGAGAACGCCTCCCAGGCGCGGATGCCCCAGCACGCTCGCGAAGTCCACCGGGACGTGGAGGTGGGCGAGTGA
- a CDS encoding uL15m family ribosomal protein, producing MTNKKKRQRGSRTHGGGSQKNRRGAGNRGGRGAAGRDKHEFHNYGPLGKHGFTRPDDVQEEIVEVRVRKLDEDASLYAADGVAERDGDAYVIDARDVAEDGYDADVVKVLGGGQVRNELRVTADAFTAGAVELLEGAGGEAILSERAEAADAESEDLSDEDSDES from the coding sequence ATGACGAACAAGAAGAAACGCCAGCGAGGCTCTCGCACGCACGGCGGCGGTTCACAGAAGAATCGGCGCGGCGCCGGCAACCGCGGCGGCCGCGGCGCGGCCGGCCGGGACAAACACGAGTTCCACAACTACGGGCCGCTGGGCAAGCACGGCTTCACCCGCCCCGACGACGTCCAGGAGGAGATCGTCGAGGTGCGCGTTCGGAAACTCGACGAGGACGCGTCGCTGTACGCCGCCGACGGGGTGGCGGAACGCGACGGCGACGCGTATGTGATCGACGCCCGCGACGTGGCCGAGGACGGCTACGACGCCGACGTCGTGAAGGTGCTGGGCGGCGGTCAGGTGCGCAACGAACTGCGCGTCACCGCCGACGCCTTCACTGCCGGCGCCGTCGAGCTCCTCGAGGGAGCCGGCGGTGAGGCGATCCTCTCGGAGCGTGCCGAAGCTGCGGACGCAGAATCAGAAGACCTATCCGACGAAGACTCGGACGAATCGTAA
- the secY gene encoding preprotein translocase subunit SecY translates to MSWKEAAEPVLTRMPSIDRPEGHVPFKRKLMWTAVILIVYFFLTNINPFGLAAGQGTDFFGQFRSILAGEHGSLMQVGIGPIVTASIVLQLLGGANLLGLDTNDPRDQVLYQGLQKLLVIVVTAMTAAPMVFTGDFLPSDPAVAQALGVSIGVIDTLVFLQVFVGGVLILFMDEVVSKWGVGSGVGLFIIASVSQQLVGGFFSWSGLGATGFFASWYGIIFGETALGSPFTTEGLFALLFEPGEILAIFTTLFIFGIVVYAESVRVEIPLSHARVKGARGRFPVKLIYASVLPMILVRALQANIQFFGQILNSQWPGMPEWLGVYGDQGQPISGFFYYTNPIQTREEWMWFLGETAAEPWMIATRVAIDLTFMVIGGAIFAIFWVETTGMGPEATARQIQNSGMQIPGFRRNPQVVEKVMERYIPQVTVIGGALVGFLAVMANMLGTIGGVSGTGLLLAVSITYKLYEEIAEEQLMEMHPMMRQMFGNG, encoded by the coding sequence ATGAGCTGGAAGGAGGCCGCCGAACCAGTCCTGACGCGGATGCCCTCGATCGACCGGCCCGAGGGGCACGTCCCGTTCAAGCGGAAGCTGATGTGGACCGCCGTGATCCTCATCGTGTACTTCTTCCTCACCAACATCAACCCGTTCGGGCTCGCAGCTGGCCAGGGGACGGACTTCTTCGGACAGTTCCGTTCGATCCTGGCGGGCGAGCACGGATCGCTGATGCAGGTGGGGATCGGTCCGATCGTCACCGCGTCCATCGTGTTGCAGTTGCTTGGCGGCGCCAACCTGCTCGGGCTCGACACGAACGACCCTCGCGATCAGGTGCTGTACCAGGGGCTCCAGAAGCTGCTGGTCATCGTCGTCACGGCGATGACTGCAGCGCCGATGGTGTTTACCGGCGACTTCCTTCCGTCGGATCCCGCCGTCGCGCAGGCGCTCGGCGTCAGCATCGGCGTCATCGACACGCTGGTGTTCCTGCAGGTGTTCGTCGGCGGCGTCCTCATTCTGTTCATGGACGAGGTCGTGAGCAAGTGGGGCGTCGGCTCCGGCGTCGGCCTGTTCATCATCGCCAGCGTGAGCCAGCAGCTCGTCGGCGGCTTCTTCAGCTGGTCGGGACTGGGCGCCACCGGCTTCTTTGCAAGCTGGTACGGCATTATCTTCGGAGAGACGGCGCTCGGCTCCCCGTTCACCACGGAGGGGCTGTTCGCCCTGCTGTTCGAGCCGGGCGAAATCCTCGCGATCTTCACGACGCTTTTCATCTTCGGAATCGTCGTCTACGCGGAGTCGGTCCGGGTCGAAATCCCACTGTCGCACGCCCGGGTGAAAGGCGCCCGCGGGCGGTTCCCGGTGAAACTCATCTACGCGTCAGTCCTGCCGATGATCCTCGTTCGGGCGCTGCAGGCGAACATCCAGTTCTTCGGGCAGATTCTCAACTCCCAGTGGCCGGGGATGCCCGAGTGGCTGGGCGTCTACGGGGATCAGGGGCAGCCGATCTCCGGGTTCTTCTACTACACGAACCCGATCCAGACCCGCGAGGAGTGGATGTGGTTCCTCGGCGAAACCGCCGCGGAGCCGTGGATGATCGCAACCAGGGTCGCGATCGACCTCACCTTCATGGTGATCGGCGGTGCGATCTTCGCGATCTTCTGGGTGGAAACCACCGGCATGGGGCCGGAGGCGACGGCCCGCCAGATCCAAAACTCCGGGATGCAGATCCCCGGCTTCCGCCGGAACCCGCAGGTCGTAGAGAAGGTGATGGAGCGATACATCCCGCAGGTGACGGTCATCGGCGGCGCGCTGGTCGGCTTCCTGGCGGTGATGGCGAACATGCTTGGCACCATCGGCGGCGTCTCCGGAACCGGGCTGCTACTGGCGGTTTCGATCACGTACAAACTGTACGAGGAGATCGCCGAAGAGCAGTTGATGGAGATGCATCCGATGATGCGCCAGATGTTCGGCAACGGGTGA
- a CDS encoding 50S ribosomal protein L30 codes for MQAIVQLRGEVNISGDIQDTLEMLNLHGVNHATLVPETDSYRGMITKVNDYVAFGEPTAETVAMLLARRGEPEEGTANIDDEWVAEHTDYDDVDALATALVDEETTLREQGLTPALRLHPPRGGHKGLKRPTAEGGQLGRHSTEEIDALLEAMR; via the coding sequence ATGCAGGCGATCGTCCAGCTTCGCGGGGAGGTGAACATCAGTGGCGACATTCAGGACACCCTGGAGATGCTGAACCTCCACGGGGTCAATCACGCCACGCTCGTCCCCGAGACCGACTCCTACCGCGGGATGATCACGAAGGTGAACGATTACGTCGCGTTCGGCGAGCCGACCGCGGAGACTGTCGCGATGCTGCTCGCACGTCGCGGCGAGCCCGAGGAGGGCACCGCGAATATCGACGACGAGTGGGTCGCAGAACACACCGACTACGACGACGTGGACGCACTTGCGACCGCCCTCGTCGACGAGGAGACGACCCTTCGCGAGCAAGGGCTCACCCCTGCGCTCCGTCTGCATCCGCCGCGGGGCGGTCACAAGGGGTTGAAGCGTCCGACCGCCGAGGGTGGACAGCTGGGTCGACACTCGACTGAAGAGATCGACGCCCTCCTGGAGGCGATGCGATGA